Proteins encoded together in one Neisseria lactamica window:
- a CDS encoding zonular occludens toxin domain-containing protein yields MIYLITGNMGTGKTSKAVSMILNNEDGLFKMKLEDGTEVDRPLYFCHIDGLDAKKFNAHELTEEQIMSAPLRDIIPDGAVLIVDEAHYTYPVRSSGRAVPPYIQELTELRHHGHTVIMMTQHPQQLDIFVRNLISKHIHLERKALGTKQYSWYKCVTSLENPAAVSNTESKNFTPPKEAFKYYKSSSQHIKFKKKVPLAVWALILIIGFIGWKIYTVYGISQKAINPEQFETTSQVSASEPINKEADLNTAVQSQKINQDLKADDFIPTLAEKPESKPIYNNVRQVKTYERIAACIEGGKTGCTCYSDQATPLEEVTKEMCKQYARNGLPFNPYKEQDNSANNAQKAPTTS; encoded by the coding sequence ATGATTTATCTGATTACCGGCAACATGGGAACCGGCAAAACATCAAAAGCAGTTTCAATGATTTTAAACAACGAAGACGGATTGTTTAAAATGAAACTCGAAGACGGAACAGAAGTAGATAGGCCCTTATATTTTTGCCATATCGACGGACTAGACGCAAAAAAGTTCAACGCACACGAACTAACAGAAGAACAAATCATGTCCGCGCCGCTAAGAGACATCATCCCTGATGGCGCGGTTCTGATAGTAGACGAAGCACACTATACCTATCCGGTAAGATCATCAGGCCGAGCCGTACCGCCTTATATTCAAGAATTAACAGAATTAAGACATCACGGCCATACGGTTATCATGATGACACAACACCCGCAGCAGCTTGATATCTTCGTTAGAAACCTGATATCCAAGCACATCCATTTAGAAAGAAAAGCATTAGGAACAAAACAATATTCGTGGTACAAATGCGTAACCAGCTTAGAAAATCCCGCAGCTGTTTCAAATACAGAATCGAAGAATTTCACACCGCCCAAAGAAGCATTTAAATACTACAAATCATCAAGCCAGCACATCAAATTTAAGAAAAAAGTACCGTTGGCCGTTTGGGCTTTAATTCTGATAATCGGATTTATCGGCTGGAAAATCTATACAGTTTATGGAATATCACAAAAAGCCATAAATCCAGAACAGTTTGAAACAACATCACAAGTTTCAGCATCAGAGCCGATAAATAAAGAAGCAGATTTAAATACAGCAGTACAATCACAAAAAATCAATCAGGATTTGAAAGCAGACGATTTTATCCCGACGTTGGCCGAAAAACCCGAATCCAAACCGATTTACAACAACGTCCGCCAAGTCAAAACCTATGAGCGTATCGCCGCATGTATCGAAGGCGGAAAAACCGGCTGCACCTGCTACAGCGATCAAGCAACACCGCTGGAAGAAGTAACAAAAGAAATGTGCAAACAGTACGCAAGAAACGGCCTACCCTTTAATCCATACAAAGAACAGGACAACAGCGCAAACAACGCGCAAAAAGCCCCTACAACGTCCTAA
- the nadD gene encoding nicotinate-nucleotide adenylyltransferase: MEKIGLFGGTFDPIHNGHLHIARAFADEIGLDTVVFLPAGGPYHKDAASASAADRLAMVELATAEDARFAVSDCDIVREGATYTFDTVQIFRQQFPSAQLWWLMGSDSLMKLHTWKKWQMLVRETNIAVAMRQGGSLKHAPHQLHAWLGNALQDGSVRILSAPMHNVSSTEIRRNLAGQGVSDGIPPAAARYIREHRLYEKL, encoded by the coding sequence ATGGAGAAAATCGGACTCTTCGGCGGCACTTTCGACCCGATACACAACGGACACCTCCATATCGCCCGCGCCTTTGCCGACGAAATCGGCTTGGACACGGTTGTTTTCCTGCCGGCAGGCGGCCCGTACCACAAAGATGCCGCCTCCGCTTCCGCAGCCGACCGCCTTGCCATGGTCGAACTGGCGACGGCAGAAGACGCGCGTTTTGCCGTCAGCGACTGCGACATCGTCCGAGAAGGTGCAACCTACACCTTCGACACCGTCCAAATTTTCCGTCAGCAGTTCCCCTCGGCGCAACTCTGGTGGCTGATGGGCAGCGACAGCCTGATGAAGCTGCATACTTGGAAAAAATGGCAGATGCTCGTGCGCGAAACCAATATCGCCGTCGCCATGCGGCAGGGCGGCAGCCTCAAACACGCCCCGCACCAGCTGCACGCATGGCTGGGCAATGCGCTTCAGGACGGCAGCGTCCGCATCTTGTCCGCCCCGATGCATAATGTGTCGTCAACGGAAATCCGCCGCAACCTTGCCGGCCAAGGCGTTTCAGACGGCATACCGCCTGCCGCCGCCCGTTATATCCGAGAACACCGGCTATACGAAAAATTATGA
- a CDS encoding beta-class carbonic anhydrase yields the protein MSELDNILAHNRQFVESGEYEKYFTDKYPERGLAVLSCMDARIIELLPNALGLRNGDAKLIKNAGALVTHPWGSVMRSLLVAVFELKVREIMVIAHHDCGMQGLNAEEFLGRVRESRIPEDRIETLRYAGIDLDGWLTGFDNVEDSVRHTVELIRHHPLMPRHIAVHGLIIHPVTGKLTTVVRDGVSDGISREAV from the coding sequence ATGAGCGAGTTGGATAACATCCTTGCCCACAACCGGCAGTTTGTCGAATCGGGCGAATATGAAAAATACTTTACCGACAAATACCCCGAACGCGGGCTGGCAGTTTTGTCCTGTATGGATGCGCGGATTATCGAGCTGCTGCCCAATGCTTTGGGGTTGAGGAACGGCGATGCCAAGCTGATTAAAAATGCCGGCGCGCTGGTTACGCACCCGTGGGGTTCGGTGATGAGGAGCCTGTTGGTCGCCGTGTTTGAACTGAAGGTCAGAGAGATTATGGTCATCGCCCATCACGATTGCGGGATGCAGGGGCTGAATGCCGAAGAATTCCTCGGGCGCGTCCGGGAAAGCCGGATTCCCGAAGACCGCATCGAAACCCTGCGTTATGCCGGCATCGACCTCGACGGCTGGCTGACCGGTTTCGACAACGTCGAAGACAGCGTGCGCCACACGGTCGAACTCATCCGCCACCATCCGCTGATGCCGCGCCATATCGCCGTTCACGGGCTGATTATCCATCCCGTTACCGGCAAACTGACCACGGTGGTGCGGGACGGCGTTTCAGACGGCATTTCAAGGGAGGCAGTATGA
- a CDS encoding ABC transporter permease codes for MDMRRWAVVGLVTLPPLFFLTAMVLAPLWAMAAYDGLAWGTVLSDAYMLKRLAWTVFQAAATCVLVLPLGVPVAWVLARLAFPGRTFVLRLLMLPFVMPTLVAGVGVLALFGADGLLWRGWQDTPYLLLYGNVFFNLPVLVRAAYQGFVQVPAARLQTARTLGAGAWRRFWDIEMPVLRPWLAGGVCLVFLYCFSGFGLALLLGGSRYATVEVEIYQLVMFELDMAGASALVWLVLGVTAAAGLLYAWFGRRAVSDKAVAPVMPSPPQSVGEYVLLAFSAAVLSVCCLFPLSAIVVKAWSAGESWRVLMESETWQAVWNTLRFSAAAVFAAAVLGVVYAAAARRSAWMRGLVFLPFMVSPVCVSAGVLLLYPGWTASLPLLLAMYALLAYPFVAKDVLSAWDALPPDYGRAAAGLGANGFQTAYRITFPLLKLALRRGLTLAAATCVGEFAATLFLSRPEWQTLTTLIYAYLGRAGADNYARAMVLTLLLAAFALGIFLLLDGGEGGKRTETL; via the coding sequence ATGGATATGCGGCGTTGGGCGGTTGTCGGATTGGTTACGCTGCCGCCCCTGTTTTTTTTGACCGCGATGGTGCTTGCGCCTTTGTGGGCGATGGCGGCATATGACGGTTTGGCGTGGGGCACGGTGCTGTCGGATGCTTATATGCTCAAACGTTTGGCGTGGACGGTATTTCAGGCGGCGGCAACCTGTGTGCTGGTGCTGCCTTTGGGCGTGCCGGTGGCGTGGGTGCTGGCGCGGCTGGCGTTCCCGGGGCGGACTTTCGTGCTGCGCCTGCTGATGCTGCCGTTTGTGATGCCCACGTTGGTGGCGGGCGTGGGCGTGCTGGCTCTGTTCGGGGCGGACGGCCTGTTGTGGCGCGGCTGGCAGGATACGCCGTATCTGTTGTTGTACGGCAATGTGTTTTTTAACCTTCCTGTGTTGGTTAGGGCGGCATATCAGGGGTTTGTTCAAGTGCCTGCGGCACGGCTTCAGACGGCACGGACATTGGGCGCGGGGGCGTGGCGGCGGTTTTGGGACATTGAAATGCCCGTTTTGCGCCCGTGGCTTGCCGGCGGCGTGTGCCTTGTCTTCCTGTATTGTTTTTCCGGGTTCGGGCTGGCATTGCTGTTGGGCGGCAGCCGTTATGCCACGGTCGAAGTGGAAATTTACCAGTTGGTTATGTTCGAACTCGATATGGCGGGGGCTTCGGCACTGGTGTGGCTGGTGTTGGGGGTAACGGCGGCGGCAGGGTTGCTGTATGCGTGGTTCGGCAGGCGCGCGGTTTCGGATAAGGCGGTTGCCCCCGTGATGCCGTCGCCGCCGCAATCGGTCGGGGAATATGTGCTGCTGGCATTTTCGGCGGCGGTGTTGTCCGTGTGCTGCCTGTTTCCTTTGTCGGCAATTGTGGTGAAAGCGTGGTCGGCCGGCGAATCGTGGCGTGTGTTAATGGAAAGTGAAACGTGGCAGGCGGTGTGGAATACTTTGCGCTTCTCGGCGGCGGCGGTGTTTGCGGCGGCGGTTTTGGGTGTGGTGTATGCGGCGGCGGCGCGGCGGTCGGCGTGGATGCGCGGGCTGGTGTTTTTGCCGTTTATGGTGTCGCCGGTTTGTGTTTCGGCGGGCGTGCTGCTGCTTTATCCGGGGTGGACGGCTTCGTTGCCGTTGCTGCTGGCGATGTATGCGCTGCTGGCGTATCCGTTTGTGGCAAAAGATGTTTTATCGGCCTGGGACGCACTGCCGCCGGATTACGGCAGGGCGGCGGCAGGTTTGGGCGCAAACGGCTTTCAGACGGCATACCGCATCACGTTCCCCCTTTTGAAACTGGCGTTGCGGCGCGGTCTGACCTTGGCGGCGGCAACCTGCGTGGGCGAATTTGCGGCGACATTGTTCCTGTCGCGTCCGGAATGGCAGACGTTGACGACTTTGATTTATGCCTATTTGGGACGCGCGGGTGCGGACAATTACGCGCGGGCGATGGTGCTGACATTGCTGTTGGCGGCGTTCGCGCTGGGTATTTTCCTGCTGTTGGACGGCGGCGAAGGCGGAAAACGGACGGAAACGTTATAA